The Solibacillus sp. FSL W7-1436 genome window below encodes:
- a CDS encoding fumarylacetoacetate hydrolase family protein, whose protein sequence is MGIKLVRFQQGELVQWGVLEDELYIINGSYRTLRDILTTGMGDVITAKKTGQIVNQSDITILSPVTDDANIYCQGTNYGAHRVEAGFSQQKPPYNLLFTKAPSTLTSATANIVCPAHVRLLDYEIELGIIMKQDVTEAVEVTEHNLKDYIAGLVITNDVSARDVQIVEQQWFKGKSYRGFCPTGPYIYLLEDGEIDYLEQLELHLSVNSETRQRVKTDQLLFKPTETLTEMSSIFDLKTGDLILTGTPAGVGLRLNAEILGIIYDNSISYEEKVEAFYNSQKENGYLQPGDVMRLEIKSEDGVIDLGVQENKIVQSVAVK, encoded by the coding sequence ATGGGAATTAAATTAGTACGTTTTCAGCAAGGTGAATTGGTTCAATGGGGTGTATTAGAGGATGAACTATACATTATCAACGGTTCTTACCGAACATTACGGGATATTTTAACAACGGGTATGGGGGATGTTATTACTGCAAAAAAAACTGGTCAGATTGTTAATCAATCCGACATTACCATTCTTTCGCCTGTTACAGATGATGCAAATATTTACTGCCAAGGTACTAACTACGGTGCACACCGTGTTGAAGCCGGTTTTTCACAGCAAAAGCCGCCCTATAACCTGCTATTTACCAAGGCACCAAGCACGTTAACTTCCGCAACAGCAAATATCGTATGCCCTGCACATGTTCGATTACTCGACTATGAAATTGAATTAGGCATTATTATGAAGCAGGATGTAACGGAAGCGGTTGAAGTGACGGAGCATAATTTAAAAGATTATATAGCAGGGTTGGTCATTACGAATGACGTTTCGGCACGGGATGTACAAATCGTTGAACAGCAATGGTTTAAAGGTAAAAGCTATCGCGGCTTCTGCCCTACTGGACCGTATATTTACTTGTTGGAAGACGGCGAAATTGATTATTTGGAACAGTTGGAGCTCCATTTATCCGTAAATAGCGAGACACGTCAGCGAGTGAAAACAGATCAGCTATTGTTTAAACCGACCGAAACTTTAACAGAAATGTCGAGTATTTTTGATTTAAAAACCGGTGACCTTATTTTAACAGGGACTCCTGCTGGTGTGGGTCTACGTCTGAACGCTGAAATTTTAGGCATTATTTATGATAATTCCATCTCATATGAGGAAAAAGTAGAGGCTTTCTACAATTCCCAAAAAGAGAACGGCTATTTGCAGCCGGGTGATGTCATGCGCCTGGAAATTAAGAGTGAAGATGGTGTCATTGATTTAGGTGTACAGGAAAATAAAATTGTACAGTCAGTCGCCGTAAAATAA
- a CDS encoding MFS transporter has translation MFPTSKRGFLKFLIVLIAFQDVAAGVAGSIMADLIVAFPEFSPTTVMLIATMPGLLQIFPSLFYGKLANKFSKRALLMTGLILFLIGGIMPFFLSNLFAIIVFRGILGLGVGITLPLSIDIITGFFDGRERDFLIGFGTSTIACVGAIFFQVVGGMLADAYGWNYGFLVYLFPIWILAITFLFLPEPEKQEVPNASIKDVLFKAPKTVYGFTFGQIIFSAFIYGYVTNISIIIQTEGLGNATEAGLAISLFTTGTLITGFIFGKLRSMIPNLIVPFGVLLTATGILWCSAVGSLTMIFVASVLGGMGLGIVLPGVLARVSELSNLAKGISYVGIAAAGQGLGGIVSPYMFATLLGVFGLDGGRSTLLISSIGLFVLAIVWGIIITRKSPLSINDSEGQTEVA, from the coding sequence ATGTTTCCAACATCCAAAAGAGGTTTTCTGAAATTTCTAATTGTCCTGATTGCCTTCCAGGACGTAGCTGCTGGTGTAGCCGGGTCGATTATGGCAGACCTTATTGTAGCCTTCCCGGAATTTAGCCCTACTACTGTTATGTTAATCGCGACAATGCCAGGTTTGCTTCAAATTTTCCCTTCCCTTTTCTATGGTAAGCTAGCTAATAAATTTTCAAAACGCGCATTATTAATGACCGGTTTAATTTTATTCTTAATCGGTGGTATTATGCCATTCTTCTTAAGCAATCTATTCGCAATTATTGTTTTCCGCGGTATTTTAGGCCTTGGTGTTGGTATTACATTACCTTTATCCATTGATATTATTACTGGTTTCTTTGATGGCCGTGAACGTGATTTCCTGATTGGGTTCGGTACATCGACAATCGCATGTGTTGGGGCAATCTTCTTCCAAGTAGTCGGCGGTATGCTGGCAGACGCTTACGGTTGGAACTATGGATTCCTAGTGTACTTATTCCCTATTTGGATTTTAGCCATTACATTCCTGTTCTTACCGGAACCGGAAAAACAAGAAGTGCCCAATGCTTCCATTAAAGATGTACTTTTTAAAGCACCAAAAACAGTTTATGGCTTCACATTCGGGCAAATTATTTTCTCTGCCTTCATTTATGGCTATGTAACAAATATCTCAATCATTATTCAGACGGAAGGTTTAGGAAATGCGACGGAAGCCGGTCTGGCGATTTCCCTCTTTACAACAGGTACGTTAATAACGGGCTTCATCTTCGGTAAATTGCGTTCGATGATACCAAACCTGATCGTACCATTTGGTGTACTGTTAACAGCTACCGGGATTTTATGGTGTTCTGCAGTAGGCAGCTTAACGATGATCTTTGTAGCGAGTGTACTCGGCGGCATGGGTTTAGGCATCGTACTTCCTGGCGTATTAGCACGGGTTTCTGAGCTATCAAACTTGGCAAAAGGAATTTCCTATGTTGGAATCGCTGCTGCCGGTCAAGGTTTAGGCGGTATTGTAAGCCCTTATATGTTTGCCACTCTTCTTGGTGTTTTTGGCTTGGACGGGGGACGCTCTACTCTACTAATCTCTTCAATTGGTTTATTTGTTTTAGCAATTGTCTGGGGAATTATTATAACAAGAAAATCGCCGCTATCCATTAATGATAGTGAAGGTCAGACAGAAGTTGCTTAA